In a genomic window of Lycium ferocissimum isolate CSIRO_LF1 chromosome 9, AGI_CSIRO_Lferr_CH_V1, whole genome shotgun sequence:
- the LOC132069522 gene encoding uncharacterized protein LOC132069522, producing the protein MDGHGGTKVTGIGQIVRLKQLLQKWQNVTLSPTKEKHHSPKIGRIKSSNNRKNETYGGISPSISKRLRDSDEDNCQSPESPHGVPRGYLAVYVGPELRRFIIPTSYLSDPLFKVLLEKVEEEFGFDHSGGLTIPCEIETFKFLLQCMEKHQRCAPVDNHHNGSDAGIMA; encoded by the exons ATGGATGGTCATGGCGGAACCAAAGTGACAGGTATTGGACAAATTGTGAGACTCAAACAATTGTTACAGAAATGGCAAAATGTCACACTTAGCCCTACTAAGGAAAAACACCATAGTCCGAAAATCGGACGTATAAAATCATCCAATAATAGAAAAAACGAGACCTACGGAGGTATTTCCCCATCTATAAGCAAGAGGCTACGGGATTCAGACGAGGACAATTGTCAGAGTCCAGAATCGCCACATGGCGTGCCACGTGGATATTTAGCAGTTTATGTTGGGCCAGAACTTAGGAGATTTATAATTCCAACAAGTTATCTAAGTGACCCTTTGTTCAAAGTGTTACTTGAAAAAGTTGAGGAAGAGTTTGGGTTTGATCATAGTGGTGGGCTTACTATTCCTTGTGAGATTGAGACATTCAAGTTTTTGTTGCAATGTATGGAGAAGCATCAGAGATGTGCCCCTGTTGATAATCATCACAATGGTTCTG ATGCAGGGATCATGGCCTGA
- the LOC132069521 gene encoding auxin-responsive protein SAUR76-like: MNLPPSFSQTPTLIQFKQKLSLFSSFFLSSTRKKKVAMTKGGKLTKIKSVLKKMQSFKLSRVNSINNTIMMTTSHNSSLDDDSYNSYDDNNNNNNNLHPVYVGKSRRRYLVTSDVVDHPLFRELVERTGGSDDYVTVGCEVVLFEHLLWMLQNADPQPESLDELVEFYSC, encoded by the coding sequence ATGAACCTTCCTCCCTCTTTCTCCCAAACACCAACTCTTATTCAATTCAAACAAAagctttctctcttctcctcttttttcctttcttctacaagaaaaaaaaaagtagccaTGACCAAAGGAGGCAAACTTACAAAAATCAAGTCAGTCTTGAAGAAAATGCAATCTTTCAAACTTAGTCGTGTCAACAGCATCAACAACACAATCATGATGACCACCTCACACAATTCTTCCTTAGACGATGATTCGTATAATTCCTACGacgataacaacaacaacaacaataatttacACCCCGTTTACGTTGGCAAATCGCGACGTAGGTACCTAGTTACATCTGATGTTGTCGATCACCCTCTTTTCCGGGAACTTGTTGAAAGGACCGGTGGTTCGGATGACTATGTTACTGTTGGATGTGAAGTTGTTCTCTTTGAACATTTGCTATGGATGCTTCAAAATGCTGATCCTCAACCCGAGTCGTTGGACGAGCTCGTCGAGTTTTATTCCTGCTGA